Proteins encoded together in one Vibrio hippocampi window:
- a CDS encoding YheV family putative zinc ribbon protein: MIMKKRFIAGAVCPKCSQQDSLRWWIEQNIEWVECVECQFTEQRKPKSVEQSERGSEELIGIFKPQ; the protein is encoded by the coding sequence GTGATTATGAAAAAACGATTTATTGCTGGAGCGGTCTGTCCCAAGTGTTCACAACAAGACAGCCTGCGCTGGTGGATTGAGCAAAATATTGAGTGGGTAGAGTGTGTTGAATGTCAGTTCACCGAGCAGAGAAAGCCAAAATCTGTTGAGCAGAGTGAACGTGGTAGTGAGGAATTGATTGGCATTTTTAAGCCGCAATGA